The Actinomycetota bacterium genome includes a window with the following:
- a CDS encoding LuxR C-terminal-related transcriptional regulator, with protein sequence MSLRHPAATPATIDGETALFDRLGVPLDRHREWYQYHHLFRDLLGAELERREPDLIQQLQARAAAWCEANGLPELAIDHAQAAEDADRVARLVESLAFPAYASGRAQTARRWFEWFAQRGLIERYPLIALQGAFLQVLAGQPDDIERWAAAAERAAAARTLAQATLDPWMALLRALLCRDGVDQMQADAETAAAGLDWGSPWRATALLLKGIADVLAGGADRADPVLAHAAEVATHVGALPAASAALAQRALLAIERHDWMEAETLADRALEVARNGQLDDYEMSPLLHAVAAHTALHRGEVTRAQEHLARAMRLRPPLTAALPHRAAQTRLELARVHLALTDVAGARSLLQEARYILQQGLDLGTLPSQITLLQSRLDSLRETTTNVATLTNAELRLLPLLSTHLTFREIGERLYLSQHTVKSQALSVYRKLGVSSRSQAIQRVQQAGLLGAGA encoded by the coding sequence ATGAGCTTGCGTCATCCAGCAGCAACTCCCGCCACCATCGACGGTGAAACCGCCCTGTTCGACCGCCTCGGTGTCCCGCTGGACCGGCATCGCGAGTGGTACCAGTACCACCATCTGTTCCGCGACCTGCTCGGCGCGGAGCTCGAGCGGCGCGAGCCCGACCTGATCCAGCAGCTCCAGGCTCGGGCGGCGGCCTGGTGCGAGGCCAACGGGCTGCCGGAGCTGGCCATCGACCACGCCCAGGCGGCCGAGGACGCCGATCGGGTGGCCAGGCTGGTCGAGAGCCTCGCGTTCCCCGCCTACGCCAGCGGACGCGCCCAGACCGCCCGCCGGTGGTTCGAGTGGTTCGCGCAGCGAGGACTGATCGAACGGTACCCGCTGATCGCCCTGCAGGGAGCGTTCCTGCAGGTCCTGGCGGGCCAGCCGGACGATATCGAGCGCTGGGCGGCCGCCGCCGAGCGTGCGGCGGCGGCGAGGACGCTCGCGCAGGCCACGTTGGATCCCTGGATGGCGCTCCTCCGCGCGCTGCTGTGCCGCGACGGCGTGGACCAGATGCAGGCCGACGCCGAGACCGCCGCGGCCGGACTGGACTGGGGAAGCCCGTGGCGGGCGACGGCCCTGCTCCTCAAGGGCATCGCCGATGTCCTGGCCGGCGGGGCCGACCGCGCCGATCCGGTCCTGGCCCATGCGGCCGAGGTCGCCACCCACGTCGGCGCCCTGCCGGCCGCCTCCGCCGCCCTGGCCCAGCGTGCCCTGCTCGCGATCGAACGCCACGACTGGATGGAAGCCGAGACGCTCGCCGACCGCGCCCTCGAGGTCGCCCGGAACGGGCAGCTCGACGACTACGAGATGAGCCCGCTCCTCCATGCCGTGGCCGCCCACACGGCGCTGCATCGCGGCGAGGTGACCCGAGCCCAGGAGCACCTTGCGCGGGCCATGCGCCTGCGGCCGCCGCTCACCGCCGCCCTGCCCCACCGTGCCGCGCAGACGCGCCTCGAGCTTGCCCGTGTGCACCTTGCCCTCACGGACGTGGCCGGCGCCAGGTCCCTGCTCCAGGAGGCCCGGTACATCCTGCAGCAGGGACTCGACCTCGGCACCCTCCCGAGCCAGATCACCCTGCTGCAGTCGCGGCTCGACTCGCTCCGCGAGACGACCACCAACGTGGCGACGCTGACCAACGCCGAGCTGCGGCTGCTGCCGCTGCTGTCGACGCATCTCACCTTCCGGGAGATCGGCGAACGGCTCTACCTCTCGCAGCACACGGTCAAGTCCCAGGCGCTGTCGGTCTACCGCAAGCTCGGGGTGTCATCCCGCAGCCAGGCGATCCAGCGCGTGCAACAGGCCGGCCTCCTCGGCGCAGGGGCTTAG
- a CDS encoding MASE1 domain-containing protein encodes MRYAAGVLLIAAGYYTAAQGGEALLLTGPAGAFWPATGVGIAVLYLGGLRWWPGVLLGDLLSREFALLPLGTALAETAGNMARALLAVVILQRLVGRRAAMDRLEHVGAVFAAVAVGEAVSATVAMLALRAGEVIETSEMGVFWRSWWLGGLAGGLVVVPLAMAWAHTRATAWRGRRAVEGAVMLAAVIGLSAIALSADQPLTYIVFPAFIWAALRFGPPGATLAVAVAAVIAVQATSRAAGPFVEHSPTDSALNLQLYIVFAALTTFCLAAIVSERRRAALELAESQRREGERAALERQRIARDLHDSVSQSLFSTTLHVRTAQHALELEKPNSTGPVEEELNEIGQLTRGALAEMRALIFELRPGALAEEGLVAALTKQAAALSAREGLVIEVDGPAHLPIGPETEEQLYRLGQEALANVVKHARADTATVRIAGTGNTVSIEVSDDGHGFDPAAVGPDHFGLRSMRGRVADLGGRLEVTSTPGRGTVLRVVVPAQR; translated from the coding sequence GTGCGGTATGCGGCCGGGGTGCTGCTGATCGCTGCCGGCTACTACACCGCCGCCCAGGGTGGCGAGGCGCTCCTGCTGACGGGCCCGGCGGGCGCCTTCTGGCCGGCCACCGGGGTCGGCATCGCGGTGCTGTACCTGGGTGGCTTGCGCTGGTGGCCCGGCGTCCTGCTCGGGGACCTGCTCTCGAGAGAGTTCGCGCTGCTGCCGCTGGGGACGGCGCTCGCCGAGACGGCGGGCAACATGGCCAGGGCGCTCCTGGCCGTGGTCATCCTCCAGCGGCTGGTCGGCCGGCGGGCGGCGATGGACCGGCTCGAGCACGTCGGCGCCGTCTTCGCCGCCGTGGCCGTCGGTGAGGCGGTCAGCGCGACCGTCGCCATGCTCGCCCTGCGAGCGGGCGAGGTCATCGAGACGTCCGAGATGGGAGTGTTCTGGCGCAGCTGGTGGCTGGGCGGCCTCGCCGGCGGGCTGGTCGTCGTCCCGCTCGCCATGGCCTGGGCGCACACCCGGGCCACGGCGTGGCGGGGCCGCCGCGCGGTCGAGGGCGCCGTGATGCTCGCGGCCGTCATCGGCCTGAGCGCGATCGCGCTGTCGGCCGACCAGCCGCTCACCTACATCGTGTTCCCGGCGTTCATCTGGGCCGCGCTACGGTTCGGCCCGCCGGGAGCGACGCTGGCGGTCGCGGTCGCGGCCGTGATCGCGGTGCAGGCCACCTCCCGCGCGGCAGGACCGTTCGTGGAGCACTCGCCCACCGACAGCGCCCTGAACCTTCAGCTGTACATCGTCTTCGCGGCGCTGACGACGTTCTGCCTGGCGGCGATCGTCAGCGAGCGCCGGCGGGCCGCGCTGGAGCTGGCCGAGTCGCAGCGCCGCGAGGGCGAGCGTGCCGCCCTGGAACGACAGCGCATCGCCCGCGACCTGCACGACTCGGTCTCCCAGTCGCTGTTCTCGACCACGCTCCACGTCCGCACCGCGCAACACGCGCTGGAGCTCGAGAAGCCCAATTCCACCGGCCCGGTGGAGGAGGAGCTGAACGAGATCGGCCAGCTGACCCGGGGCGCGCTGGCCGAGATGCGCGCCCTCATCTTCGAGCTGCGCCCCGGCGCGCTCGCCGAGGAGGGACTGGTCGCCGCGCTCACCAAGCAGGCGGCGGCCCTCAGTGCCCGGGAAGGGCTGGTCATCGAGGTCGACGGACCCGCGCACCTGCCCATCGGACCCGAGACCGAAGAGCAGCTCTACCGCCTCGGCCAGGAAGCCCTGGCCAACGTGGTCAAGCACGCCCGGGCGGACACCGCCACGGTCCGCATCGCAGGGACCGGCAACACCGTCTCGATCGAGGTGTCCGACGACGGCCACGGCTTCGACCCAGCCGCCGTGGGTCCCGACCACTTCGGCCTACGGTCGATGCGAGGCCGGGTCGCCGATCTCGGGGGCCGCCTCGAGGTCACGAGCACCCCCGGCCGCGGCACCGTCCTCCGCGTCGTGGTTCCGGCCCAGCGTTGA
- a CDS encoding response regulator transcription factor encodes MQPTPVRVFIVDDHAVVRRGLRAYLETVDDMEVVGEAADGQQVLDGIAVLVAAGQPPDVVLMDLLMPGMDGVAATTAITERHPEVAVVAMTSFTQADMVHGALQAGAAGYLLKDAEADEVAAAIRAACRGEVHLDPAIARQLTRSLVAPKPLTVTALTDREREVLVLVAQGLSNQQIADSLVISERTARTHVSNILGKLGVASRTQAALLAIREGLAPAPTAR; translated from the coding sequence ATGCAACCGACGCCAGTCAGGGTGTTCATCGTCGACGACCACGCCGTGGTCCGCCGCGGCCTGCGCGCCTATCTCGAGACGGTGGACGACATGGAGGTCGTCGGCGAGGCAGCCGACGGGCAGCAGGTCCTCGACGGGATCGCGGTGCTGGTCGCGGCCGGGCAGCCGCCCGACGTGGTGCTGATGGACCTGCTGATGCCCGGTATGGACGGTGTCGCCGCCACCACGGCCATCACCGAACGACATCCTGAGGTGGCGGTGGTGGCGATGACCAGCTTCACCCAGGCCGACATGGTCCATGGCGCCCTCCAGGCCGGCGCGGCCGGGTATCTGCTCAAGGATGCCGAGGCCGACGAGGTCGCCGCGGCGATCCGGGCCGCCTGCCGCGGCGAGGTCCATCTGGACCCGGCGATCGCACGGCAGCTGACGAGATCGCTGGTGGCCCCCAAGCCGCTGACGGTGACCGCACTGACCGACAGGGAGCGCGAGGTGCTGGTCCTGGTGGCCCAGGGCCTCTCCAACCAGCAGATCGCGGACTCGCTGGTGATCAGCGAACGCACCGCCCGGACCCATGTGAGCAACATTCTCGGCAAGCTCGGGGTGGCGTCCAGGACTCAGGCCGCTCTGCTGGCGATCCGGGAAGGCCTCGCGCCGGCTCCGACGGCGCGCTAG
- a CDS encoding response regulator transcription factor: MQGTVPRDPRKGSKLRVLIVDDDARVRRALRGLIECAPDLTVVGEAGCTRSAMRLDLELGPDVVVLDLLLPQVPDGMQVLRELRGRDRPVVAISRLGELGPEAMATGAHAFLEKHGRDVDDLLDMIRAASRHGHFPHG, translated from the coding sequence GTGCAGGGGACCGTGCCCCGCGACCCGAGGAAGGGATCCAAGCTCAGAGTCCTGATCGTCGATGACGATGCCCGGGTCAGGCGGGCGCTCCGTGGCCTGATCGAGTGCGCTCCGGACCTGACGGTGGTCGGCGAGGCCGGATGCACCCGGAGCGCCATGCGTCTCGACCTGGAACTGGGTCCCGACGTGGTCGTCCTGGATCTCCTGCTGCCGCAGGTGCCGGATGGCATGCAGGTCCTCCGGGAGCTCCGAGGCCGGGACCGCCCGGTGGTCGCCATCAGCCGCCTGGGCGAGCTGGGACCTGAGGCCATGGCCACGGGCGCGCACGCCTTCCTGGAGAAGCACGGTCGGGACGTGGACGACCTCCTCGACATGATCCGCGCCGCCTCCCGCCACGGTCACTTCCCACACGGCTGA